The following proteins are co-located in the Trichomycterus rosablanca isolate fTriRos1 chromosome 14, fTriRos1.hap1, whole genome shotgun sequence genome:
- the LOC134326868 gene encoding CD209 antigen-like protein E — protein MEMSEEIYDNDEIYVNENIVENPTTGNKQQPPNSGFITAWSWWHKLVLACLGLFCVFLLIVIIVLGVYISLNVEGEQLQKENNELLKKLIELQRECMYFNSSVYSIITEKKNWTKSRQDCIQRGADLVMIDSEHEQIFISRCFPNTQAWIGLNDIDKNGEWMWLDGTELVTGFWWNGDSYDYAENEDCVITGYTNSLLYNWDFSPCDNSVVGICEKKNGAP, from the exons ATGGAGATGAGTGAGGAAATATATGACAATGATGAAATTTACGTGAATGAGAACATTGTGGAGAACCCTACGACCGGAAACAAGCAGCAGCCTCCAAACTCAG GATTCATCACTGCATGGAGCTGGTGGCACAAACTGGTTTTAGCGTGTCTGGGGctcttctgtgtttttctccTGATAGTAATCATAGTACTGGGAGTCTATATCAGCCTGAATGTAGAAGGAGAGCAGTTGCAGAAGGAAAACAATGAGCTCCTAAAGAAGTTGATTGAACTAC AGCGAGAATGTATGTATTTCAACTCCAGTGTTTACAGCATCATTACTGAGAAGAAAAACTGGACTAAGAGCAGACAGGACTGTATACAGAGAGGAGCAGATCTGGTGATGATTGACAGCGAACATGAACAG ATTTTTATCAGCAGATGTTTTCCTAATACCCAGGCCTGGATTGGTCTGAACGATATAGACAAAAACGGAGAGTGGATGTGGTTGGATGGAACAGAACTGGTGACTGG GTTCTGGTGGAATGGAGATTCCTATGATTATGCTGAAAATGAAGACTGTGTTATAACTGGCTACACAAACTCTCTGTTGTATAACTGGGATTTTTCTCCCTGTGATAACTCTGTTGTTGGGATTTGTGAGAAAAAAAATGGTGCCCCCTAA